The genome window CGGGTGTCGCCATTGGCGATGCCGTGACCGCTGTCGACAACCTCGGCCGGCAACTGCTGCCGCAGTCGATCACGGCAGCGTTCAGCGGGACGGCCCAGGCCTTCCAGGATGCTCAGCGCGGGCTCTCGGTGCTGTTGCTGCTGGCGATCGTGGTGATCTACATCGTGCTCGGCGTGCTGTACGAGAGCTTCATTCATCCGCTGACGATTCTCTCCGGGCTCCCCTTCGCCGGTTTCGGTGCGCTGCTCACGCTGGCCATCTTCCACATGGATCTCTCGGTCTATGCCTTCGTCGGCATCATCATGCTGATAGGCCTCGTCAAGAAGAACGCGATCATGATGATCGACTTCGCCGTGGAGGCCGAACGCATGCACGGCAAGGCACCGCACGATGCGATTGTCGAGGCCTGCCTCGTCCGCTTCCGGCCGATCATGATGACCACGATGGCCGCCCTGATGGGCACCCTTCCGATCGCCCTTGGTGCCGGGGCCGGGGCCGAGTCGCGTCGTCCCCTCGGCGTGGCCGTCGTAGGTGGCCTCGCCTTCTCCCAGTTGATCACCCTCTTCGTGACGCCCGTGGTCTACGTCTGGCTCGACCGCTTCCGGAAGCGTGATGAGGTGACGACGGGGAACTGACGGCCGACGGTCCCGTCGGGCTCTTGCCCCGGCGGTGCGGAGGGCGCAATGCTTGTGGCACACCCCGACCGGGAGTGTCTCGATGCTACGATGGCTGCTCGCCTCGTTGTTGCTCACGCCGTCGTTCGCCGCCGCGCAGGACCTTACCCCCGAAATCGGGGAACTGCGTCGACGCGTTGCCGCCATTCGAAGCAGTCTCCCAGCCATCACCGAGGCCGCGGAGTATGCCGCGCGCATCTTTGGTGCCGACTCCACCGCGCGCTTTCTGGTTCCGAAAGGATTCGACGCTGCCGCGTGGATGGAGTGGTACTGGCGTGCCGGTGGACCACCGGAGACTGGAAACGCCGATGATCCGGCAGCTCGTGGAGTGGTAATCCTCCCGATCCGCTCCTGGGATCAGGGGCTCGCTGCCGCGATGCTCGTGGAGCGATACCTCGGTCAGGGGCGACCCGTCGTGACCATCGGATCAACAACGGATCGGCCGACGCTTCGACTGGGACAGCGGGTGCTCGACAACGGGGCACCCGATGGCTCAAGCTCCCACGCCGCGATGAACGGGGTCGCAAACATCATTGTGGGTTGGACACTCTACGTCGAGTTCGTTGCCGCTGCGACGCGCGGAGGGTGGCAAGCAGGCTCGTACCGCTCCGTGCTCGCGCCGGGGGCAGAGGGCTTCAACGGCGGGGTCCGGTTCAGGATGTTCACAGCACCGGAGCCGCCGCGTGTGGCTGCCGGAACCCTTGGCGCGGCCTACCTGGATGCGATCGATGCCATTCTTGCTGCGGATGCCACGCTCAGCCACCAGGCCCTGGTCCGCCGGGCCGCTGACTCACTCCGCGCACGCCGAGCCCGCGGTGGGCAATTGCTGGTGGCGACGTGCGGCCACTATCTCTCGGATGAGCTGCCACGCGACTCCGTCGGCTCGCCTTTTCGGCACGTCGAGTGGCGGTGGGACATTGCCGGCAAGCTCCGAGAACGGGAAGCACGCGCGGGCGACGGTATGCTCTGGCTCGGCTACGCCAACTATGACTGCCCCAACGTCGCCGTCGCCGACATCTTCCAGGATGCCGGACTCGGGGTGGTGGCCCTCAGCCGGGACATCGCGCCAACACGACCAAACGTGATGGTCCAGCTGCCGATGCAGTTCCCGGCACTGGATGCCGCCGTCAAGGTCCCCTTTCCCCCGGGCCTGATCGGGGCCACCGCGTCGGTGGAGCTGGGATTGCACTACCTCTGGATCAAGCGGCTGGTCGGGGGTCAGCGCACCCCGCCGTAAGGCATCCCCTAAGCTGTGACATTGCAACAACTTAGAACCGTGCCACCCCCCTTCATTTGCGGGGGTGGAACGGCTATATTTCGCTGTTTCCGTCCGCCTCGCGCGACGATCGCCGACTCCCCGTACTCCGGACCCAGATGACCGCGCCGAATTCCCGCGAACGCATCCTCCCGCGCCTCATCGAAGACGAGCTGCAGCAGTCGTTCATCAACTACTCGATGAGCGTCATTGTCTCGCGCGCGCTGCCCGATGTGCGCGACGGCCTCAAGCCGGTACATCGCCGCATTCTCTACGCGATGAACGAGCTCGGCCTGATGCCCAATCGCGCCTACAAGAAGTCGGCGACGGTCGTGGGCGACGTGCTCGGCAAGTATCACCCGCACGGCGACTCCTCGGTGTACGAAGCGCTCGTGCGCATGGTGCAGACCTTCTCGCTGCGGTACCCGCTGGTCGACGGTCAGGGAAACTTCGGCTCGGTCGACGGCGATCGCGCGGCAGCCTATCGATACACCGAGGCGCGACTCACGCGCATCGCCCTCGAGATGCTCGAGGACATTGACAAGAACACCGTCAATTTCATTCCGAACTTCGATGACCAGCGCGAAGAGCCGTCGGTGCTGCCGGCCAAGCTCCCGAACCTGCTGATCAACGGGTCGAGCGGCATTGCCGTCGGCATGGCGACGAACATCCCGCCGCACAATCTTCGCGAGGTGGCCAAGGCCATCGCCGCGCTGGTGAAGCATCCCGAGTGCACCACCGACGACCTCCTCCAGCACATCAAGGGTCCCGACTTCCCCACCGGTGGCTACATCTACGGTGAACACGGGATCCGCGACGCCTACGAGACCGGCCGCGGCAAGGTGATCATGCGCGCACGCGTGCGCATCGAGGAGAACGAGCGGACCGGCAAGAACGCGCTGGTGATCACCGAGTTGCCGTACCAGGTCAACAAGGCCAACCTCGCGATCGCGATTGCCGACCTGGCCTCCGAGAAGCGGATCGAAGGGATCACCGGCGTTCGCGACGAGTCCGACCGCGAGGGCATGCGGCTTGTCGTCGAGCTCAAGCGCGATGCGATCCCGCAGGTCGTGCTCAACGGGCTCTACAAGCACACCGCAATGCAGAGCACCTTCGGCGTCATCAACCTCGCGCTGGTCAACGGCGCGCCGAAGGTGATGCCGCTCAAGGAGATCCTGCAGCACTTCATCGACCACCGCCACGTCATCATCGTGCGGCGGACCGAGTTCGATCTCGCCGAGGCGAAGAAGCGGGAACACATCCTGCGCGGCCTCAAGATCGCCGTCGACAACATCGACGAAGTCATCGCGATCATTCGCTCCTCGGCCGACACACCGACCGCCGACACCCGGCTGCGCGCGCGCTTCGGCTTCACCGAGGCGCAGAGCGATGCCATCCTCAACATGCGGCTCGCACGGCTCACCGGCCTCGAGATCAGCAAGCTGGAAGCCGAACTCGCCGAAGTGCTGGCGACCATTGCCGAACTCGAGAGCATCCTGGCGTCGCGTGAACGGCGCGAGAAGATCCTGGTCGGAGAGGTCGACGAACTCGCCGCTACCTACGGCGATGCGCGCCGCACCGAAATCCTCAAGGATCAGGGCGAGTTCTCGGTCGAAGACCTGATCGCCGAAGAAGACATGGTGATCACCGTCTCGCACACCGGCTACATCAAGCGGATTCCGGTCACCACCTACCGGCGCCAGCGTCGCGGCGGCCGCGGCCTCACCGGGATGGACACCAAGGAAACCGACTGGGTCGAGCATCTCTTCATCGCCTCGACGCACGATTACCTGATGTTCTTCTCCGATCGCGGTACCGTCTACTGGCTCAAGGTGCACGAGATCCCGCAGGGCGGGCGCAACGCGCGCGGCAAGCCGATCGTCAACTGCATCAACATCCGCGAGCACGAACGGATCGCCTCGCTGGTGCCAGTCCGCACCTTCGGCGACGACGAATGGCTGATGTTCGCCACGCGCAACGGCACCGTGAAGAAGACGGTGATGTCGGCGTACGGCAACGTCCGCACCGTCGGTATCAATGCCATCAACATCGACGCCGACGACGAACTCATCGACGTGCAGAAGACCCGCGGCAACGATGACATCGTGCTCGCCACCTCGTCGGGAATGAGCATTCGCTTCCACGAGAGCGATGTCCGCGAGATGGGCCGTGCCACGGCCGGCGTCAAGGGCATCGAACTCGACACCGACGACCGGGTCATCGGCATGGTCGTTGTCCGCGAGCGCGCCGAACTGCTGGTCGTGAGCGAGAAGGGGATCGGCAAGCGGTCGATGGTCGCCGATTACCGCGTCCAGCGTCGCGGCGGCAAGGGGATCATCACGATGCAGCAGACCGAGAAGACCGGCCGGCTCATCGCCCTCAAGGATGTCGTGCCCGAGGACGAGCTGATGATGATCACCAAGGGTGGCGTCATTATCCGCTGCCCGGTCGAAGGGATCCGGGTCTCCGGCCGCAACACGCAGGGCGTCAAGCTGATGAACCTCGACACCGACGATCGGATCGTCGACGTCGCGCGGGTGCAGAAGGAAGAAGACGACGGCGCCGAAGAGGGGCTCGAAGGTGTGCCCGCTCCCGGAGGCGACGACGGTCCGGCGGAGGAGGGGTGACCGGCCCCTCCCTCGACAATCTTCGTGAAGCGGCAGCGGGGCTCGTCGGCATTGCCGAACGGACCCCGCTGGTTCCGTTAGAGGGGTTGGTCCCCGGTATCGATGTCCGGCTCAAGGCCGAACATCTGCAGCCGATTGGCGCCTTCAAGATCCGTGGCGCCTGGACCGCAGTCAGGCGCCTGGATCCCGAGAAGCGCCAGCGCGGGGTGGTGACCTCTTCGAGCGGCAACCACGGTCTCGGGGTCGCTTTCGCCGCAAATCGCCACGGAATCCCGGCGGTGGTGGTCATGCCGGAGTCGGCTCCAGCCATCAAGGTGGCCGGGGTGAGGGAATTCGGGGGCGAAGTGGTCCAGATCGGGAAGATCCGTGGTCCCGAGCAGACGGTGGAGGCCGCCCGACTGGTCAAAGAGCGGGGGCTCTCGATGATCCCCCCCTACGACCACCCAGATGTGATGGCAGGTCAGGGGACCTGCGGTCTCGAGATCCTCGAGGCCTGGCCGGAAGTCACCACCATCCTGGTCCCGGTGGGCGGTGGGGGGCTCCTCGCCGGAATCTGCGCTGCGGTCCGGGCATTGCGCCCCGACGTGACCGTGGTGGGGGTCGAACCGGCCGGAATCCCCAAGCTTTCGGCCGCGATCCAGGCCGGGCACCCCGAAACCCTGGCCGCTGGCACAAGCCTCGCAGATGGACTGCTTACCCGGTCGGTGGGGGAACTCACCTGGCCGGTCTTTCAGTCCACTGTCCACGAGGTTGTAGCCGTGACCGATGATGACATCACCGCCGCCATGAAATGGCTGGCGGTCCGGGGCGTTCGCGTGGAGCCCTCGGGTGCGGTCACCACGGCGGCCCTCCTCTCGGGACGATTCCGACCACGCGGGCCGGCCGTCGTTGTCGCCAGTGGCGGCAACGTCGATCCGGCGCGCTACGACGCTCTGGTCAGCTGATGCAGCTCAACCCCCGGCTGCTGCTCGCCACTGAAGACACCGCGCTCGCCCGCACGCTCTCCTGGGTCCTCAAGGAGAACGGCTACGATGTTGTGACCGCGCAGGGTGGACCGCAACTCCTCGAGCGTCTCGAGCAGGAGGAGTACGATCTCCTGGTCGTCGATCTCGCCAACGCCGACGCCGGCACGATGGACCGACTCGCTGGCGTGCGCGCCGATCTCCGCTACAAGGATGTTCCTCTCTTCGTCCTCACCGATCCCGGTTTCGATCCCGCCGTGCTCGAACCGTACGGCCTGGTCGCCGCCGATATCGTCAAGCGCCCCTATCGCGTGCGTGAACTCCTCTCGCGCATCAAGGCCCACCTCCGCGTCGGCCGCGAGCTCAACAAGGCACGGGCCGAGGTCCGCTCGCGTGCTGAGATGGTGGCGATCCTCAAGGAAGTCACCGCGACCCACAACCCGGACGAGATCTACCAGATCCTCGTCCGTCGCGTGGCGCAGGGGCTCCGGATCGCACGCTGCTCAGTGGTGCTCGCCGCACCCGGCGCCGACGAAGGTACCGTCGTCGCGGCCTACGAGAACCCCACGCTGCGCGAACTGAAGGTGGAGCTCGCGAAGTACCCCGAGATCCTGCGCGCGCTGCGCACCGGCGAGACGGTGATGGTCGGCGACGTCAATGCCGACCCGCTCTATCAGGACGTGCGGATGATCATCGCGACCGAGGCCAACGCGGCGTCGCGCACCAGGTCGGTCATCGCGCTGCCGTTCCCGATCAACGGCCGCCTCGCGGGCGTCTTCTTCCTGCGCACTACCGCCGATGATCCGCCACTGAATCGTCTCGATCTGGGCTTCGCCGAGCAGGTCATCGAGGCCGCCGTGACCGCGCTCGAGAAAGCATACGATCTCGAGCAGACGTCGCAGGGACACCAACAACTGCGTCAGCTCGCCGACACCGACCCACTCACGGGCTGCGCCAATCGTCGCGTGCTCAACGAGCGGCTCCGCGAGGAACTCGATCGTGCGCGACGCTACGACCAGGTCGTCACCGTCGCGCTGTTCGATGTCGATGATTTCAAGCGGATCAATGACACCCACGGCCATCATGTGGGTGACACGGTGTTGCAGCAGATCGTGACCATCCTGCGTCGCGAACTGCGCACGATGGACATCCTCGCACGCTATGGTGGCGAGGAGTTCGTGGTGCTGCTCCCCGAAACGGGCGGCACCGGTGCCAGGCTCTTCGTCGACCGGATCCTGCGCCGCGTCGCGCAGCACAACTTCGGCGAGGAATCGGCACCGATCTCGGTCACCGTGAGCGCGGGCCTGGCCACCTTCCCCGATGACCGCGCCGCCGACGACGAATCGCTCCTCAAGCTGGCCGACGAAAACCTCTACAAGGCCAAGCGCGCGGGGCGTAACCGCTACAGAGACTAGCCCCGCCGGAACCTCCCCGGCGCGGATATCTTAGGGGTCTCCCCTCCCTCCCGGAGCTCCCCATGCGCCCCACTCGCGGCATCGCCGCTACGCCGGTTATCGCCGGCCTGACCCTGGTCGCCGGGCTCGCCGCTGGCCTGCTCGTCGGTCGCCCACGCCATACCACCATCACGCTTGACCCCGTCACGACCCACGGCGAATGGGTGAAGTTCGCCAACGCCAAGGGCGACTCCATCCGTGCCTACGTGGCCTACCCAGAGCGGAAGGACAAGGCGCCCACCGTCATCGTCATCCATGAGATCTTCGGGATGACCGACTGGGAGCCGACGATGGCCGATCACTTCGCGGCGAAGGGCTACATCGCGGTGGTGCCCGACCTCCTCTCGTCCCGCTGGGGCACCTCGCCCGCAAGCCCCGACAGCGGCCGCAAGCTGGTCGCGCAGCTCACACCCGACGGCGTGAACGCTGACCTCGATGCCGCCTATCGCTACATCAATGCCCTACCCGCCGCATCGAAGGATCGCACCGGCGTCATCGGCTTCTGCTGGGGTGGCGGCACCGTCTGGCGCTATGCCTCCGCCAATCCGAAGCTCAAGGCCGCCGTGGTGTGTTACGGGCCGCTGGCCGACACGCTGCTGCTGAAGACCATCAAGGCACCCGTCCTCGGCGTCTTTGGCGAGAATGACATGCGCGTCAACGCGATGATTCCACTCGAGCAGCGGATTCTCGGCGACCTGAAGATTCCCTTCAGCGCCGATAGCTATCCCGGGACCGGCCACGGTTTCCTCAAGCCCGGTCGCAAGGGATCCGGCACGCCGGAGGCCGAACGCGCCCTCGGCAACATCGACGCCTTCTTCGCCAAGCGGCTCGAGGGGAAGTGAAGCCATTGCACTACCGCACGCTCGCGGCACTCGCGCTCCTCCTGACTGCCGCGGCGTGCAACCTCTCGCCGCTCCGGAATCGCATCAAGGTGGGAGAAGAACCGATCGTGGTCTTCGTGGGCGAGGGGGTCGATGGCAATACCGATCTCTTCGTGGTGCCGGCGGGTGGCGGCACCATTGTACAACTCACCTTCACGCCGTTGCGCGAATCGATGCCCCGGATCAACCTGCGCGGCGACGCGGTGGCCTTCCTGCGGGCGCGCGATACCCTCGCCACGAGCGCGAATGAAGTGATCCTGATGAACCTGCTGAACGGCGCTGAGCGGCAACTGCCGGTGCCCGACAGCGCCGGGCGGATCACGATGATTGCGTGGGGTGGCAGCGGCAACACCCTCTATGTGCGAAGCGCGCGCGGGAGCTGGCTCCTCTCGACGCCGCCGGAGCCGGCGCGTGCCGTCGCGGCCACCGGTGCCGAGGTCGCGCGAGCGGACTCGTTCTTCCAGCTCTGGGTCGGTACACCGCCGTTCGCCTACATCACGCGCTGTGCCGGCGGCGGAATCTGCGCCCAGGGTCCGGTCGTCAAGGCGACGACACTCACCACCGAAGGACACGACCCGTTGCTGTGGGGCACCGATTCGGTGGCGTGGTTTGAAGGCGATGGGATGGTGATTCGCGGGATCGGGCCGGGGACCGTGCGGCGGATGCTCTGGAGGCATCCGCCGGGACATCCACGCGACGGGAGCTACAGCGGCGTGACCGAGGCCGGGCGTTAGGCCCGGCGCCCGTCAGCTTCGGACGTAGAAGACGAAGCTTTCGAGTTGGGCGATCTTGCTGTCCTTCTCCTTCAGCTCGTGCGCGAGCAGGTCGCCCGTGGTCACGACCCCTTCGACCCCGTTGGGGCCCAGCACGGGCAGGTGACGAATCCGGCGCTCACTCATGACGGCGCCGCAGTCGTCGAGGGTCGCGTCGGGCGTACAGGTGATCAGCGACGAGGTCATCACTTCGGCGACCGTGGTGGCACCTGGCAGCCGGTCAACCGCCACGACGCGACGCATCAGGTCGCGTTCGGTGAAGATGCCGGCAAGTGTACCATCTTCGGTGACGAGTACGCTGCCCGTGCCGCGGTCATTCATCATCTGCGCGGCCTGCAGTACGGTCGTGCTGGGCGACACCATCAGAAGCTCACGGCCCTTCTGGGCCAGAAGTTCGCGGACTGTCTCCATCGACGATTCCTTGTGCCTGGGAACCTTGATACTACCGATCTGGCGTCCACTCTGCCAGAGGTGCCGGCTCTCTGCTTTCGTCGCACCCCCGCTTACGATTCTCTGCAATCCGGACATATCGTGACTCATCACCCCGCCAGGCCATGATCCGTCTCATCGAGTGCGTCCCGAACTTCTCCGAGGGGCGCGACCCCGAGGTCATCCGGCAGATCACCGCGAGCATTGCGGCGGTCGAAGGCGTACGCTTGCTCAATGTCGACCCGGGCAAGGCCACCAATCGCACCGTGGTCACCCTGGTAGGCGATCCCGACGCCGTGATCGAGGCCGCATTCCAGGCCATTCGCGTGGCCGGCACCCTGATCGACATGCGTCATCACAGTGGCGAGCATCCGCGGATGGGGGCCACCGACGTCTGCCCGCTGATTCCGATTTCCGGGATCACGATGGCCGAGACGGTGGAATATGCCCGTCGCCTCGCCGAGCGGGTCGGTCGCGAGCTCAACCTTCCGGTCTATCTCTACGAGGCCGCTCAGCCGGACAAGAACCGCAGCAACCTCGCCACCATTCGTGCGGGCGAGTATGAAGGCCTCGCGCAGAAGATCGTCAAGCCGGAGTGGCGACCCGATTTCGGCCCGGCCAGCTTCGACGCAGCGCGCGGCGCCACGGTGATTGGAGCCCGCGATTTCCTCGTGGCCTACAACGTGAATCTCAACACCACCTCGACCCGCCGCGCCAATGCCATTGCATTCGACATCCGCGAGGCAGGTCGCAAGGTCAAGAATGCCGCAGGAGAGGAAGTCTCCCAGCCCGGCACGCTCAAGGCCGTCAAGGCGATTGGCTGGTTCATCGCCGAGTATGGCATCGCGCAGGTGTCGATCAACCTCGTGGATCTCGCAGTCACACCGGTCCACGTCGCTTTCGATGAAGTCTCCCGGGCGGCGGCGGCGCGAGGCATTCGCGTCACCGGCTCCGAGCTGGTCGGCCTGGTGCCACTCAAGTGCCTCGTCGATGCCGGCCGCTACTTCCTCGAGAAGCAGCAACGCTCCACCGGTGTCCCGGAGCGCGAGCTTGTGCGTATCGCCGTGCGTTCCCTCGGCCTCGATGAGCTGGCGCCGTTCCACCCCGAGGAGCGGGTCATCGAGTACTTGCTGCAATCCGATTCGGCCGCGCCACTCGTCGGGATGTCACTCACGAACTTCGCCTACGAGACCGCGAGCGAGAGTCCGGCACCCGGTGGCGGCTCCATTGCGGCGTACATCGGCGCGCTCGGCGCTGCCCTCGGGACGATGGTCGCGAACCTGTCGAGCCACCGACGCGGCTGGGACGAGCGCTGGAAGGAATTCTCCGATCAGGCCAATGCCGGCCAGCAGCAGACGCGCACCCTCCTCACGCTGGTCGACGAAGACACCGCGGCCTTCACCCGCGTGATGACGGCGTTCGGACTCCCGAAGGCTACCGATGACGAAAAGGCTGCCCGCCGCGCCGCCATCCAGGAAGCCACCCGCGCCGCGACCGAAGTGCCGTTCCGCGTGATGGAAACCGCGCTGGCCTCGATGACCCTCATCAAGTCGATGGCCGACACCGGTCAGGAGAGTTCCGTCTCCGACGCCGGCGTGGGCGCCCTCTGCGCGCGTTCGGCCGTGATGGGGGCGTTCCTGAACGTGAAGATCAACGCGGCATCGCTCACCGACAAAGCGTACGCGAGCGATATCGTCAGTCGCGGCGCCGAGATCGAACGGCAGGCGCAGGCGCTGGAGACGGAGATCCTGGCCATTGTGAACGGGAAGATCTGACCATGCCTGTCATCCGCGCTCCCCGAGGCAACACCCGCACCGCGCAGGGATGGATTCAGGAAGCCGCCAAGCGGATGCTGATGAACAATCTCGACCCCGACGTGGCCGAGAAGCCGGAAGAGCTGATCGTCTATGGTGGGCGTGGCAAGGCGGCGCGGAACTGGGAAGCCTACCACCGGATCGTCGCGACGCTCGATCGACTGAAGAACGATGAGACGCTTCTGATCCAGAGTGGCAAGCCGGTCGCGGTCCTGCGAACTCACGATCACGCACCGCGGGTACTGCTCGCCAATTCCAACCTGGTGCCCAAGTGGGCAACCTGGGACGAGTTCGATCGCCTCGACAAGCTCGGCCTGATGATGTACGGCCAGATGACGGCCGGGTCGTGGATCTACATCGGGACGCAGGGGATTCTGCAGGGCACCTACGAGACCTTCGCCGCCGCTGCCGCCAAGCACTTCGGCGGCACCCTCGCCGGCACCATCACCGTGACTGCGGGACTCGGCGGAATGGGCGGGGCGCAGCCGCTCGCCGTCTCGCTCGCCGGTGGCGTGTCAATCACGATTGAAATCGACGCATCCCGCATCCAGCGCCGGCTCGAGACGCGCTACCTCGATGAAGTCGCGACCTCACTCGACGATGCGATTTCGCGAGCGGAGCTGGCACGCCAGGAAAAGCGCGCCGTTTCGATCGGCCTGCTGGGCAACGCCGCCGAAATGCTGCCGGAGATGGTGCGGCGTCGCTTCACCCCGGAGCTGGTCACCGATCAGACGTCGGCCCACGATCCGATGTGGGGCTACCTCCCGCCAGCGCAGCCCGACGAAGACCTCAACGAGCTTCGGAGCAAGCAGCCCGACGAGTATCTCGTGCGCACACGCGCGGCGATGGTGACGCACGTCGAGGCGATCCTCGAATTGCAGCGTCGTGGCAGCATCGCCTTTGACTACGGCAACAATCTGCGCGCGCAGGCCCAGATCGGCGGGCTCGCCAACGCGTTCGACTACCCCGGCTTCGTGCCGGCATTCATTCGTGATTCCTTCTGCGAAGGACGCGGCCCGTTCCGCTGGGTCGCACTCTCGGGTGATCCGGCAGACATCGCCGCCACCGACGCCGCGATGAAGGATCTGTTCCCAGCAGATGCGCGCTTGCAGAAATGGCTCGGCTGGGCTGGTGACCGGATTGCCTTTCAGGGGTTGCCCGCGCGCATCTGCTGGCTCGGCTACCGCGAGCGCGACAAGGCCGGCCTGATGTTCAACGAAATGGTGCGCGACGGCCGACTCAAGGCGCCGATTGTCATCGGCCGTGATCACCTCGACGCCGGCTCGGTGGCGTCGCCGTATCGCGAAACCGAGGCGATGCTGGACGGTTCCGACGCCGTGAGCGACTGGGCCCTGCTCAACTTCGCCACCGGCATCGCCAGCGGCGCGGGGTGGATGTCCTTCCATCACGGCGGCGGCGTCGGCATGGGATATTCCCAGCACTCGGGGCTGGTCGCTGTCGCCGATGGCACCGACGAGGCGGCCCTCCGGCTCTCGCGCTGCCTCCTCAACGACCCCGCGATGGGCGTGATCCGCCACGCTGACGCCGGCTATGAACTGGCGCAGCGCGTCGGCCGCGAGCGCGGACTCGATATGCCGTCGCTGTGATTGCCGACCGGCTGCGCGCCTGGACGTCAGCGCAGTCACCCTGAGTACGTGCCGATGCCCTTCATGACCTGAGAAGGGCGGGAAGTGATGACGGCCCTAGCGCGGTCTTCAGCACCTGCACCGATCGCTCGGCTGCGAGCTGCCAGTGCGTCGTGACGGCGAGTGCGGCGGCCATTCCGTTACCCCTCTCGATCGCAGCAGCCATCGCCTCATGTTCCGCGAGCGATTCGACGATGTGGGATGCATCGCTCGCTCCGTAGAGCCACTCATATCGCTCGATGTGCGGCCGAACCGCCTCGTACACCACATGCAGCCGACGCCCGCCACAGGTGGTAACCATGACGCGGTGAAAGCTTGACTGGAGGTCGAAGGCCAGGTCCGGGTCCCGAGCATGCGTTGTCCATGCCGCGCGGAGCTCGGCGTTGATGCGGCGCAATTCGTGGGCAAGTTGCTCTCGCTCGCCCACCGCCAGCAATTCAACCCTGCGCGCGGCGATCGCCTCAAGACTCCCGATGATCTGCCACAACTCGGCGATATCACCCCAATGCAACGGCGCCACGCGTAACTCTCCGCGACGCGCGTCTGGTCCCTGGGTCACCAGAAACCCTTCATGGGTGAGCCGCTGCAGCGCCTGTCGCGTGGGAGTCCGGCTGGTGGTGAATCGCGTCGCGACGACACGCTCGAGGAGGCGTGTGCCCGGCGGGAGTCTGCCACGAATGATCTCGTCAAGCAGCAGGCTGCGGATTACGTCCGCCGGTTCCCGTCGCTTGTTGCCCGCGTGGTCGACCGCCTTTGCCGGCATCTCAGCGCCTCACTTTTGTATACAACAGCCAGCCGAATCTTGCTGCGTGCCGCCGCGTAAAGCAAACATTGGCACACGGGCGGAGCACGAGCAACACCTGTGCTGAGTATTTGTATACAACAATTCCCCATCGGAGGTCGAAAGTTGCGGGCGCCCTTCCTTCTCATCACCATCGTGGCCAGCCTCGTGGCCACGGCTCTCCCCGCGGCCATGCCGGGGCAGGCCGCGCCGAGTATTGATCCCCAGGCGAAGGCGTACCTCCTCGCCGCGCTGGATACCATCCAGGCGACGACGATCCGCGCCGACACGATTCGCTGGCAAGTCGTGCGCGACAGTGCCCTCTTCTTTGCGGCAGGCGCCGTGAAACCGCCTGACACCTACGCGGCGATTTCGTGGGCATTGCACCGGGCAAATAAGCACAGCTTCCTCCAGGCCAAGGCACCCGGTGCAGCCTCCGAATTGATCATGGAGAAGCTTGGGTACCTCCACGTCCCGCAACGCGGCGGCGCTGCTGTTGCATTGGCAGACTCCCTCCACAGCGCGATCGCCACCCTCAGTAGTTCCGGTGTGTGTGGCTGGATTGTCGATCTCCGCGACAACGGCGGCGGCAACATGTGGCCGATGCTGGCCGGGATCGGGCCGCTTCTCGGCGATTCGCTGGTTGGCTCCTTCGGAA of Gemmatimonadota bacterium contains these proteins:
- the gyrA gene encoding DNA gyrase subunit A; protein product: MTAPNSRERILPRLIEDELQQSFINYSMSVIVSRALPDVRDGLKPVHRRILYAMNELGLMPNRAYKKSATVVGDVLGKYHPHGDSSVYEALVRMVQTFSLRYPLVDGQGNFGSVDGDRAAAYRYTEARLTRIALEMLEDIDKNTVNFIPNFDDQREEPSVLPAKLPNLLINGSSGIAVGMATNIPPHNLREVAKAIAALVKHPECTTDDLLQHIKGPDFPTGGYIYGEHGIRDAYETGRGKVIMRARVRIEENERTGKNALVITELPYQVNKANLAIAIADLASEKRIEGITGVRDESDREGMRLVVELKRDAIPQVVLNGLYKHTAMQSTFGVINLALVNGAPKVMPLKEILQHFIDHRHVIIVRRTEFDLAEAKKREHILRGLKIAVDNIDEVIAIIRSSADTPTADTRLRARFGFTEAQSDAILNMRLARLTGLEISKLEAELAEVLATIAELESILASRERREKILVGEVDELAATYGDARRTEILKDQGEFSVEDLIAEEDMVITVSHTGYIKRIPVTTYRRQRRGGRGLTGMDTKETDWVEHLFIASTHDYLMFFSDRGTVYWLKVHEIPQGGRNARGKPIVNCINIREHERIASLVPVRTFGDDEWLMFATRNGTVKKTVMSAYGNVRTVGINAINIDADDELIDVQKTRGNDDIVLATSSGMSIRFHESDVREMGRATAGVKGIELDTDDRVIGMVVVRERAELLVVSEKGIGKRSMVADYRVQRRGGKGIITMQQTEKTGRLIALKDVVPEDELMMITKGGVIIRCPVEGIRVSGRNTQGVKLMNLDTDDRIVDVARVQKEEDDGAEEGLEGVPAPGGDDGPAEEG
- a CDS encoding threonine/serine dehydratase, yielding MTGPSLDNLREAAAGLVGIAERTPLVPLEGLVPGIDVRLKAEHLQPIGAFKIRGAWTAVRRLDPEKRQRGVVTSSSGNHGLGVAFAANRHGIPAVVVMPESAPAIKVAGVREFGGEVVQIGKIRGPEQTVEAARLVKERGLSMIPPYDHPDVMAGQGTCGLEILEAWPEVTTILVPVGGGGLLAGICAAVRALRPDVTVVGVEPAGIPKLSAAIQAGHPETLAAGTSLADGLLTRSVGELTWPVFQSTVHEVVAVTDDDITAAMKWLAVRGVRVEPSGAVTTAALLSGRFRPRGPAVVVASGGNVDPARYDALVS
- a CDS encoding diguanylate cyclase translates to MQLNPRLLLATEDTALARTLSWVLKENGYDVVTAQGGPQLLERLEQEEYDLLVVDLANADAGTMDRLAGVRADLRYKDVPLFVLTDPGFDPAVLEPYGLVAADIVKRPYRVRELLSRIKAHLRVGRELNKARAEVRSRAEMVAILKEVTATHNPDEIYQILVRRVAQGLRIARCSVVLAAPGADEGTVVAAYENPTLRELKVELAKYPEILRALRTGETVMVGDVNADPLYQDVRMIIATEANAASRTRSVIALPFPINGRLAGVFFLRTTADDPPLNRLDLGFAEQVIEAAVTALEKAYDLEQTSQGHQQLRQLADTDPLTGCANRRVLNERLREELDRARRYDQVVTVALFDVDDFKRINDTHGHHVGDTVLQQIVTILRRELRTMDILARYGGEEFVVLLPETGGTGARLFVDRILRRVAQHNFGEESAPISVTVSAGLATFPDDRAADDESLLKLADENLYKAKRAGRNRYRD
- a CDS encoding dienelactone hydrolase family protein produces the protein MRPTRGIAATPVIAGLTLVAGLAAGLLVGRPRHTTITLDPVTTHGEWVKFANAKGDSIRAYVAYPERKDKAPTVIVIHEIFGMTDWEPTMADHFAAKGYIAVVPDLLSSRWGTSPASPDSGRKLVAQLTPDGVNADLDAAYRYINALPAASKDRTGVIGFCWGGGTVWRYASANPKLKAAVVCYGPLADTLLLKTIKAPVLGVFGENDMRVNAMIPLEQRILGDLKIPFSADSYPGTGHGFLKPGRKGSGTPEAERALGNIDAFFAKRLEGK